The following coding sequences are from one Streptomyces sp. NBC_01485 window:
- the purH gene encoding bifunctional phosphoribosylaminoimidazolecarboxamide formyltransferase/IMP cyclohydrolase, with amino-acid sequence MTADSDSNSTVTAASSKRGIRRALVSVYDKTGLEELARGLHEGGVELVSTGSTASRIAAAGVPVTKVEELTGFPECLDGRVKTLHPKVHAGILADLRLESHREQLAELGVEPFDLVVVNLYPFRETVASGASADECVEQIDIGGPSMVRAAAKNHPSVAVVTSPARYGDVLAAVRDGGFDLAARKRLAAEAFQHTAAYDVAVASWFASSYAPVDESRFPDFLGGTWERKSTLRYGENPHQPAALYVDGGGAGLAQAEQLHGKEMSYNNYTDTDAAHRAAYDHAEPAVAIIKHANPCGIAVGADVAEAHRKAHACDPLSAFGGVIAVNRPVSKEMAEQVAEIFTEVIVAPDYEEGALEALAKKKNIRVLKAPAGPSSTVELKPIGGGALLQVADRLQADGDDPAAWTLATGEALSPAELAELSFAWKACRAVKSNAILIAKDGASVGVGMGQVNRVDSAKLAVERAGAERARGAYAASDAFFPFPDGLEVLVEAGVKAVVQPGGSVRDELVVEAAKKAGVTMYFTGTRHFFH; translated from the coding sequence GTGACCGCCGACAGCGACAGCAACAGCACTGTCACGGCTGCGAGCAGCAAGCGGGGCATCCGTCGCGCGCTCGTCAGCGTCTACGACAAGACCGGTCTGGAAGAGCTCGCGCGCGGGCTGCACGAAGGCGGCGTCGAGCTCGTCTCCACCGGGTCCACCGCCTCCCGTATCGCCGCCGCCGGCGTCCCCGTCACCAAGGTCGAGGAGCTCACCGGCTTCCCCGAGTGCCTGGACGGCCGGGTCAAGACCCTGCACCCCAAGGTGCACGCCGGCATCCTCGCCGACCTGCGGCTGGAGAGCCACCGTGAGCAGCTCGCCGAGCTGGGCGTCGAGCCGTTCGACCTGGTCGTCGTCAACCTCTACCCGTTCCGCGAGACCGTCGCCTCGGGTGCCTCGGCGGACGAGTGCGTCGAGCAGATCGACATCGGCGGGCCGTCCATGGTGCGCGCCGCCGCCAAGAACCACCCGTCGGTGGCCGTGGTCACCAGCCCCGCGCGGTACGGCGACGTCCTCGCGGCCGTGCGGGACGGCGGGTTCGACCTCGCCGCCCGCAAGCGGCTCGCCGCCGAGGCCTTCCAGCACACGGCCGCCTACGACGTGGCCGTCGCCTCCTGGTTCGCCTCCTCCTACGCGCCCGTCGACGAGTCGAGGTTCCCCGACTTCCTCGGCGGCACCTGGGAGCGCAAGAGCACCCTCCGTTACGGCGAGAACCCGCACCAGCCCGCCGCGCTCTACGTCGACGGCGGTGGCGCCGGTCTCGCGCAGGCCGAGCAGTTGCACGGCAAGGAGATGTCGTACAACAACTACACGGACACGGACGCCGCGCACCGTGCCGCCTACGACCACGCCGAGCCGGCCGTCGCGATCATCAAGCACGCCAACCCGTGCGGGATCGCGGTCGGCGCGGACGTCGCGGAGGCGCACCGCAAGGCGCACGCGTGTGACCCGCTGTCGGCCTTCGGCGGCGTCATCGCCGTGAACCGGCCGGTCAGCAAGGAGATGGCGGAGCAGGTCGCGGAGATCTTCACCGAGGTCATCGTCGCGCCGGACTACGAGGAGGGGGCCCTCGAAGCCCTCGCCAAGAAGAAGAACATCCGCGTGCTGAAGGCCCCCGCCGGTCCTTCCAGCACCGTCGAGCTGAAGCCCATCGGCGGCGGCGCGCTGCTCCAGGTCGCCGACCGGCTCCAGGCCGACGGCGACGACCCGGCCGCCTGGACCCTCGCGACCGGCGAGGCCCTCAGCCCGGCCGAGCTTGCGGAACTCTCCTTCGCCTGGAAGGCGTGCCGGGCCGTCAAGTCCAACGCCATCCTGATCGCCAAGGACGGCGCGTCGGTCGGCGTCGGCATGGGCCAGGTCAACCGGGTCGACAGCGCGAAGCTGGCCGTCGAGCGCGCCGGCGCGGAGCGGGCGCGGGGCGCGTACGCCGCCTCCGACGCCTTCTTCCCCTTCCCGGACGGGCTCGAAGTCCTCGTCGAGGCGGGCGTCAAGGCCGTGG